DNA sequence from the Oncorhynchus clarkii lewisi isolate Uvic-CL-2024 chromosome 24, UVic_Ocla_1.0, whole genome shotgun sequence genome:
atatttcgctggaaaatggctgtgcttatattgtggtttggtggagaccgaacataatcgtttgtaatgcttttgctgaaaagcatatttgaaatcggacactttggtgggattaacaacgagaatagccTTAAAATGGTATGAGAcgcatgtatgtttgaggaatgttaattattagatttttgatgttttgaaaaTGGCGCACTACACTTTGACTGGCTGTTGTCTAATCACtcccgttaatgggattgcagccataagaagttaaagatgAAGCCATTTCCATAATCATAAAGTAGAGTACTGCTGGCAATCAAGTGTCAAGTGAGGTACATTTTTTCATCTGCGTACACAATTTCCCATAATGATCTCCCTAAGGTCAATGTCAGCGCCCCCGCAAAATCAAATTaccataataaaaaaatccccataaaaatctgtcaatttaagaTAGAAATACTGTATcctttttttgcattggatgtgtctcaatTCACCACATCCGGCTATGTAGGAACACTCAgaatggtttggcctacaaactattctGACACAtctatggaaaggtgagactcgtACATGTaggttttgctctaggatgcccacaggcctcacaagactcgtctgtaGGTCCCCGGTACCAGTCCCAAAAAATTGGAAGTCTATATGGAGACTGCTTAgtgacaaaaataaggggttaaatacagtgcttatggaaagtattcagaccccttcccttgttccacattctgttacattacagtcttattctcatgttattccctcatcaatctacacacaatcaatcccataatgacaaagcaaaacaggttttttgtttttttttagaaacacacctgtctatataaggtcacacagttgacagtgcatgtcagagcaaaaaccaagccatgagtttggaggaattgtccgtagagcaccgagacaggattgtgtcgaggcacagatctggggaagggtaccaacacatttctgcagcattgaaggtccccaagaacacagtggtctccatcattcttaaatggaaaaagtttggagctacctagagctggcagcccagcCAAACTAATCAGgggataagggccttggtcaggggccttggtctgggaggtgtccaagaacccaatggtcactctgacagagctccagagttcctctgtggaggtgggagaaccttccagaaggacaaccatctctgcagcacaccaacaatcaggcctttatggccagaaggaagccagtcctcagtaaaaggcacatgacagcccgcttcgAGTTTGCCAacatgactctcagaccatgagaaacaagattctctggtctgatgaaaccaagattgaactctttggcctgaatgccaagcgtcacgtctggatcGACGGAaaaattaacggagcaaagtacagaaagatccttgatgaaaacttgctcaataacgctcaggacctcagactggggcaaaggttcacctttcaacataACAACAACCTTAAACACAtatccaagacaacacaggagtggcttcgggacaagtctctgaaagtctttgagtggcccagccagagtctggacttgaaccccattgaacatctctggagagacttgaaaatagctgcgTAGCAAAGCtactcatccaacctgacagagcttaagaggatctgcagaaaataatgggagaaactccccaaatacaagtgttcCAAGCTTGTAATGCCAAAGAAagaatcactgccaaaggtgcttcaacaaagtactgagtaaagggtctgaatacttatgtaaatgaaatatatataaatatattgtatatatctttgcaaacaattctaaaaaacagtttttgctttgtcattatggggttttgtgtgtacattaatgagggaaaaaacgatttaatacattttagaataagacagtaacgtaacaaaatgtagaaaaggtaaaggggtttgaatactttccaaatgcactgtagctcAGCAGTATTCCCCACCTCCCCGGCTTAGACAGAGCTTCAGACGATCTTTTTTATTCATCTGGCCTGATTGCAGACCCCAAACCTACAGTACTGTACAATAGATTTATCACACTGTAATATCTGTTTGGATGGATTGCTTTGGATACCCTCCAAGAACTGAGAAGAAAATGGCTATGATTATCCATATATGGATACATATCATTATGGATGTCTCTATTGTGATTGATTGATACTCTGATGTCAAGTACTGTCAAACACATCATGCATTAAAGCTCATCATAGCACTTGAGTGAGTATATACACTACAGCATACAAGGTATCAGAGCTACCTTTATCAGGTTTCCTTCCTGCTGTCTGATGGGAACCTAAGCAATTTTCTTGTCAGGCAGTGGAAAGCGGTTGTTATGTTGCTATGCAAACAAGCAGTGACATGGCTCCTCCCACATTTAACCACATTTGAGTCTTAGATACACTTGTTCGCTGCATCGCCTCCTCGGTACTTGTCTACACATTTCATGGACAAAGGAGACCCCATGGAGAAATTAATATGGGTTTATGTGAGATTAGAGACGGTGTTGTGACACACAGGAGGAGCTCTGCCCCCATGGATCGTGTAGGCGGGGGCATCGAGAAAGTTCAGGATCTTCAAGAAGGATGACTGTGAGGCTGACTGGATTAAGGTGACGGAACGCAGCATTGGCCAGGTTTACAGAGTGAAACTCAGGCTTTGGAGAGAAAATTGTGCCCTGAAAAGCTTTGAAACCATCCTCACTGGCATCAGTTTCTGCATGTATTGTTAATGTGGCTTTATGACAGGATATACTCTAGAACAGAGCAACCAATAAATCACATCATTTAATTGCCAGTTTTGAATAGAATAACAATCACTAAAAGAGAGCTCATTTGGGTGTTTGGATAAGTAGCAGTTTGCAGTGTTGGTCTAAATATCGGGAAAATAAATGTGTTCGATTTGAAAGATTGAAATTGACAACAGAAACATTTTTGCTGAGGCTGCTCAGGTGTGAAAAAACCTGTCAACTCCCCCTTACTCTTGTCTTTTCTTTGTTTGTAGGAGAATGATAGAGGAGGCATCCAAGATGGAGCAAGTGACATTCAAGTACATCTACGGGGTGTGTAATGACCCTCCCGCCGTGGTGACGGAGTACATGAGTAATGGCTCCATGGATCATCTCCTCACCAGCCGCGCGTTGGTGTGGCCCAAGAAGTTCCAGACGATTCACGAGGCCACCACGGGCATGAACTTCCTTCACAGCATGAACCCTCCACTTCTCCACCTGAACCTCAAGCCTTCAAGCATCCGTCTAGACAATCACCTCCACATCAAGGTGAGGATAGCTCTTTAGAGACGCCGATATGCCGTTAAAGCAgctgtaacttttttttttaaagtgtaatGAGCGAGACAAGAGTCATTAATGATCTCTTGACTCTTTTTTAATTAGGCATGCAAACATTAAAACGTGTAGGGTTATATTTAAATAAGAGTTCAGTGGTACATGCTAATGATTATCAGTATGAAGAAAATTTCCCTCCAAAGATTTCAGTTTTTGACTTAATTAAGTGGGAGGTTGGGAGCAAGAAGGAGTTAATGGAGAATTTGATGGTAAGAGGAAACATTTGCTACATACCTCCAGAGACTTTTACCCTGTGCCCTGAGCATCGGGAACCAAGTTCGATGTTTACAGGTAAGGTAGTTGCCAAGGGTGAATTCCTACAAACTCACACATAGGCCCACTATAGAACTGTGTCAATAGGctagtattctctctctctgcagacaaATTCCCCAGTGTATGAAGTAATACATACAAACTATAACTATAAATAACACTGACTATAAGTCATAGATTTTTTTCAATATTCATTTCTAATAAGGTATTATCTTTGATCATGTAATTTAGATTCAATatacacttaacaaaaatataaacgcaacatgtaaagggttggtcccatgtttcatgagctgaaataaaagatcccagaaaatgtccatatgcacaaaaatcgtatttctctcaaaatgtctgcacaaatttgttttcatccctgttactgagcatttctcctttgccaagataatccatccacctacaggtatgacatatcaagaagctgattaaacagcatgattgttacacaggtgcaccttgtgctgagttATGTGATCGTAATAGGAGAGATCCACTCTACTTCTGTAACTCTACTAAATATCTAAATATCTATGGGCCCAACATTGATAACCCCTCTTTTTTCAAAAGAGcctattatcatctacatttatgatgagtatttctgttgaaacgatgtggctatgcaaaatcacttgatgttctTGGAACAAGTGAATCTAATaaaccaatgtaaactcagattttttgatataaatataaactttatcaaacaaaacatgcatgtattgtgtaacatgaagtcctatgagtgtcatctaataaagataattcaaggttagtgattcattttatctctatttctgctttttgtgaatgctatatttcgctggaaaatggctgtgcttatattgtggtttggtggagaccgaacataatcgtttgtaatgcttttgctgaaaagcatatttgaaatcggacactttggtgggattaacaacgagaatagccTTAAAATGGTATGAGAcgcatgtatgtttgaggaatgttaattattagatttttgatgttttgaaaaTGGCGCACTACACTTTGACTGGCTGTTGTCTAATCACtcccgttaatgggattgcagccataagaagttaaagatgAAGCCATTTCCATAATCATAAAGTAGAGTACTGCTGGCAATCAAGTGTCAAGTGAGGTACATTTTTTCATCTGCGTACACAATTTCCCATAATGATCTCCCTAAGGTCAATGTCAGCGCCCCCGCAAAATCAAATTaccataataaaaaaatccccataaaaatctgtcaatttaagaTAGAAATACTGTATcctttttttgcattggatgtgtctcaatTCACCACATCCGGCTATGTAGGAACACTCAgaatggtttggcctacaaactattctGACACAtctatggaaaggtgagactcgtACATGTaggttttgctctaggatgcccacaggcctcacaagactcgtctgtaGGTCCCCGGTACCAGTCCCAAAAAATTGGAAGTCTATATGGAGACTGCTTAgtgacaaaaataaggggttaaatacagtgcttatggaaagtattcagaccccttcccttgttccacattctgttacattacagtcttattctcatgttattccctcatcaatctacacacaatcaatcccataatgacaaagcaaaacaggttttttgtttttttttagaaacacacctgtctatataaggtcacacagttgacagtgcatgtcagagcaaaaaccaagccatgagtttggaggaattgtccgtagagcaccgagacaggattgtgtcgaggcacagatctggggaagggtaccaacacatttctgcagcattgaaggtccccaagaacacagtggtctccatcattcttaaatggaaaaagtttggagctacctagagctggcagcccagcCAAACTAATCAGgggataagggccttggtcaggggccttggtctgggaggtgtccaagaacccaatggtcactctgacagagctccagagttcctctgtggaggtgggagaaccttccagaaggacaaccatctctgcagcacaccaacaatcaggcctttatggccagaaggaagccagtcctcagtaaaaggcacatgacagcccgcttcgAGTTTGCCAacatgactctcagaccatgagaaacaagattctctggtctgatgaaaccaagattgaactctttggcctgaatgccaagcgtcacgtctggatcGACGGAaaaattaacggagcaaagtacagaaagatccttgatgaaaacttgctcaataacgctcaggacctcagactggggcaaaggttcacctttcaacataACAACAACCTTAAACACAtatccaagacaacacaggagtggcttcgggacaagtctctgaaagtctttgagtggcccagccagagtctggacttgaaccccattgaacatctctggagagacttgaaaatagctgcgTAGCAAAGCtactcatccaacctgacagagcttaagaggatctgcagaaaataatgggagaaactccccaaatacaagtgttcCAAGCTTGTAATGCCAAAGAAagaatcactgccaaaggtgcttcaacaaagtactgagtaaagggtctgaatacttatgtaaatgaaatatatataaatatattgtatatatctttgcaaacaattctaaaaaacagtttttgctttgtcattatggggttttgtgtgtacattaatgagggaaaaaacgatttaatacattttagaataagacagtaacgtaacaaaatgtagaaaaggtaaaggggtttgaatactttccaaatgcactgtagctcAGCAGTAT
Encoded proteins:
- the LOC139382217 gene encoding receptor-interacting serine/threonine-protein kinase 4-like — encoded protein: MRNKILWSDETKIELFGLNAKRHVWIDGKINGAKYRKILDENLLNNAQDLRLGQRFTFQHNNNLKHISKTTQEWLRDKSLKAGASRKFRIFKKDDCEADWIKVTERSIGQVYRVKLRLWRENCALKSFETILTGISFCMRMIEEASKMEQVTFKYIYGVCNDPPAVVTEYMSNGSMDHLLTSRALVWPKKFQTIHEATTGMNFLHSMNPPLLHLNLKPSSIRLDNHLHIKVRIAL